A genomic segment from Brucella pseudogrignonensis encodes:
- a CDS encoding head-tail adaptor protein, with the protein MATRKGAGALNNIVVFQQREAVRDEGGGTSQDWVDKFETAARLQPRLGSETDIAARTQGIQPYTLVVRSEPRTRGVTPSWRARNKRTGVLYEIQSCANPDEVNQYIEMRAVVQGGG; encoded by the coding sequence ATGGCGACACGTAAAGGCGCAGGCGCGCTCAACAACATCGTCGTCTTTCAGCAGCGTGAAGCGGTGAGGGACGAGGGCGGTGGCACTAGCCAAGATTGGGTCGACAAGTTCGAAACCGCCGCTCGTTTGCAGCCCCGCCTCGGTTCCGAAACGGACATCGCCGCTCGTACGCAAGGTATCCAGCCTTATACGCTTGTTGTTCGCAGTGAACCGCGAACACGAGGCGTCACGCCGTCATGGCGGGCTAGAAACAAGCGAACTGGCGTTCTTTACGAGATCCAGTCTTGTGCAAACCCCGACGAGGTCAATCAGTACATCGAAATGCGCGCTGTCGTGCAGGGAGGTGGTTGA